From one Flavobacteriales bacterium genomic stretch:
- the rpoC gene encoding DNA-directed RNA polymerase subunit beta' — protein MKKDVKLNSNFSKIVVNLASPEQILERSHGEVIKPETINYRTYKPERDGLFCERIFGPVKDFECHCGKYKRIRYKGIVCDRCGVEVTEKKVRRERMGHIQLVVPVAHIWYFRSLPNKIGYLLGLPTKKLDQIIYYERYVVISAGKAVNKEGNAVQYLDFLTEEEYLDIVDQLGKDNQYLDENDPNKFIAKMGAEALHDLLKRLDLDSLSYDLRHKANTETSQQRKNEALKRLNVVEAFRDANTRRPNHPEWMIVKVVPVIPPELRPLVPLDGGRFATSDLNDLYRRVIIRNNRLKRLVEIKAPEVILRNEKRMLQEAIDSLFDNSRKSSAVKSESNRPLKSLSDSLKGKQGRFRQNLLGKRVDYSARSVIVVGPELKLHECGLPKDMAAELFKPFIIRKLIERGIVKTVKSAKKIVDKKEPVVWDILENVLKGHPVLLNRAPTLHRLGIQAFQPKLIEGKAIQLHPLVCTAFNADFDGDQMAVHVPLGNSAILEAQLLMLASHNILNPANGAPIAVPSQDMVLGLYYITKGRKSDSERAMKGEGMTFYSPEEVIIAYNEGRLDLHTWLKLRWHNPKTGKAEMIETTCGRTLFNEVVPDECGFINDVLTKKALRDIIGLVMKETGVARAAQFLDDIKDLGFMSAFRGGLSFNLDDVVVPDNKEKVVKAAQAEVDEVTNNYEMGLITNNERYNQTIDIWTHTNSKVTFSLMERIKSDKQGFNSIYMMMDSGARGSKEQIRQLSGMRGLMAKPQKSGGGGGQDIIENPILSNFKEGLSILEYFISTHGARKGLADTALKTADAGYLTRRLVDVAQDVVITNDDCGTLRGLVATALVKNEEVVESLSDRILGRVAVHDVYHPQTGDLIVHSGELINEDIAAAIGKSPIEEVEIRSVLTCEQKQGVCAKCYGRNLATGRNVQLGEAVGVIAAQSIGEPGTQLTLRTFHVGGVAGKITEQSEIRAKYDGILELDELRTVKKKDRKGEDAEVVISRSTEMRIVDANTGIVLTTSNMPYGAFLYAKGGKAIKKNDLICTWDPYNAVIISELAGTLAFESIEENATFREEIDEQTGFAEKVIIESRDKRKNPTIRIMDGKSKEELKSYSLPVGAHIIVKEGQKIEAGDVLVKIPRTSGKGGDITGGLPRVTELFEARNPSNPAIVSEVDGIISYGKIKRGNREIYVESRTGERKTYMVPLSKHILVQENDFVKAGQPLSDGSISPGDILDIQGPTRVQEYLVDEVQDVYRMQGVKINDKHFEVIVRQMMRKVEIEDPGDTRFLERQSVNKIDFMEENDSIYDKMVVTDAGDSSNMKEGQMVSMRKLRDENSALKRRDAKPVEARAAKPATARTMLQGITRASLQTDSFISAASFQETTKVLNEAAVNAKEDHLKGLKENVIVGHLIPAGTGARAYQGTFVANKDEYQRLVSERLEEQEIDE, from the coding sequence ATGAAGAAGGACGTCAAGCTCAATAGCAACTTCAGCAAGATCGTCGTCAACCTGGCCAGTCCCGAGCAGATCCTCGAGCGCAGCCACGGCGAGGTGATCAAGCCAGAGACCATCAACTACCGGACCTACAAGCCCGAGCGCGACGGTCTTTTCTGCGAGCGCATCTTCGGCCCTGTCAAGGATTTCGAGTGCCACTGCGGCAAGTACAAGCGCATCCGGTACAAAGGCATCGTGTGCGACCGCTGCGGCGTGGAGGTGACTGAGAAGAAAGTGCGCCGGGAGCGCATGGGCCATATCCAGCTGGTGGTCCCCGTGGCCCACATCTGGTACTTCCGCAGCCTGCCCAACAAGATCGGCTACCTGCTGGGCCTCCCCACCAAGAAGCTCGATCAGATCATCTACTACGAGCGGTACGTGGTGATCAGCGCCGGCAAAGCCGTGAACAAGGAAGGCAACGCGGTGCAGTACCTCGACTTCCTCACCGAGGAAGAGTACCTCGACATCGTGGACCAGCTCGGCAAGGACAACCAATACCTCGACGAGAACGACCCGAACAAGTTCATCGCCAAGATGGGCGCCGAGGCCCTGCACGACCTGCTCAAGCGCCTTGACCTCGACAGCCTCAGCTACGACCTGCGCCACAAGGCCAACACCGAGACCAGCCAGCAGCGCAAGAATGAAGCCCTCAAGCGCCTCAACGTGGTGGAGGCCTTCCGCGATGCCAACACGCGCCGCCCGAACCATCCGGAATGGATGATCGTGAAGGTGGTGCCGGTGATCCCGCCCGAACTGCGCCCATTGGTGCCCTTGGACGGCGGCCGCTTCGCCACGTCTGACCTGAATGACCTCTACCGCCGTGTGATCATCCGCAACAACCGCTTGAAGCGATTGGTGGAGATCAAGGCGCCCGAAGTGATCCTGCGAAACGAGAAGCGCATGCTTCAGGAGGCCATCGACAGCCTCTTCGACAACAGCCGCAAGAGCAGCGCCGTGAAGAGCGAGAGCAACCGCCCGCTGAAGTCACTGAGCGATTCGCTCAAGGGCAAGCAGGGCCGCTTCCGCCAGAACCTGCTCGGTAAGCGCGTGGACTACAGCGCGCGCTCCGTGATCGTGGTCGGCCCTGAGCTCAAGCTGCACGAGTGCGGCCTGCCCAAGGACATGGCCGCTGAGCTCTTCAAGCCCTTCATCATCCGCAAGCTCATCGAGCGGGGGATCGTGAAGACCGTGAAGAGCGCGAAGAAGATCGTGGACAAGAAGGAGCCCGTGGTGTGGGACATCCTGGAGAACGTGCTCAAGGGCCACCCCGTGCTGCTCAACCGCGCACCGACCCTGCACCGCCTCGGCATCCAGGCTTTCCAGCCCAAGCTGATCGAAGGCAAGGCCATCCAGCTGCACCCGCTGGTCTGCACCGCCTTCAACGCCGACTTCGACGGCGACCAGATGGCTGTTCACGTGCCCTTGGGCAATTCGGCCATCCTTGAGGCGCAGCTGCTCATGCTCGCCAGCCATAACATCCTGAACCCGGCCAACGGCGCCCCCATCGCGGTGCCCAGCCAGGACATGGTGCTCGGCCTTTACTACATCACCAAGGGCCGCAAGAGCGATAGCGAACGCGCCATGAAGGGCGAAGGCATGACCTTCTACAGCCCCGAGGAAGTGATCATCGCCTACAACGAAGGCCGCCTCGACCTGCACACCTGGCTCAAGCTGCGCTGGCACAACCCCAAGACGGGCAAGGCCGAGATGATCGAGACCACATGCGGCCGCACGCTCTTCAATGAAGTGGTGCCGGACGAGTGCGGATTCATCAACGACGTGCTCACCAAGAAGGCCCTGCGCGACATCATCGGCTTGGTCATGAAGGAGACCGGCGTGGCGCGTGCCGCCCAATTCCTCGACGATATCAAGGACCTTGGCTTCATGAGCGCCTTCCGCGGCGGCCTCAGCTTCAACCTCGACGATGTGGTGGTTCCAGACAACAAGGAAAAGGTGGTGAAGGCCGCCCAAGCCGAAGTGGACGAGGTGACCAATAACTACGAGATGGGCCTCATCACCAACAACGAGCGGTACAACCAGACCATCGACATCTGGACGCATACCAACTCGAAGGTGACCTTCTCGTTGATGGAGCGCATCAAGAGCGACAAGCAGGGCTTCAACTCCATCTACATGATGATGGACTCCGGCGCCCGCGGCTCCAAGGAGCAAATCCGCCAGCTCAGCGGCATGCGCGGCCTCATGGCCAAGCCCCAGAAGAGCGGTGGCGGCGGCGGGCAGGACATCATCGAGAACCCGATTCTCTCGAACTTCAAGGAGGGCCTCTCAATCCTCGAGTACTTCATTTCCACACACGGTGCACGGAAAGGCCTCGCGGATACCGCGCTCAAGACAGCCGACGCAGGCTATCTCACCCGCCGATTGGTGGATGTGGCTCAGGACGTGGTGATCACCAACGATGACTGCGGCACCTTGCGCGGCCTGGTGGCCACTGCCCTGGTGAAGAACGAGGAAGTGGTGGAGAGCCTTTCGGATCGCATCCTGGGCCGGGTGGCGGTGCACGATGTGTACCACCCCCAGACCGGTGACCTCATCGTGCACAGCGGCGAGCTCATCAACGAGGACATCGCGGCGGCCATCGGAAAGAGCCCGATCGAAGAAGTGGAGATCCGCAGCGTGCTGACCTGCGAGCAGAAGCAAGGCGTTTGCGCCAAGTGCTATGGCCGCAACCTGGCCACCGGACGAAACGTGCAGTTGGGCGAAGCGGTCGGTGTGATCGCCGCCCAATCCATCGGCGAGCCCGGCACGCAGCTCACCCTGCGTACCTTCCACGTCGGCGGTGTGGCCGGCAAGATCACGGAGCAGAGCGAGATCCGCGCGAAGTACGACGGCATCCTCGAGCTCGATGAGCTGCGCACCGTGAAGAAAAAGGACCGCAAGGGCGAGGACGCCGAAGTGGTGATCAGCCGCAGCACCGAGATGCGGATCGTGGACGCCAACACCGGCATCGTGCTCACCACGAGCAATATGCCCTATGGGGCCTTCCTCTACGCCAAAGGCGGCAAGGCGATCAAGAAGAACGACCTGATCTGCACCTGGGATCCTTACAATGCGGTAATCATCTCCGAACTGGCCGGTACGCTGGCCTTCGAGAGCATCGAGGAGAACGCCACCTTCCGTGAGGAGATCGATGAGCAGACCGGATTCGCCGAGAAGGTGATCATCGAGAGCCGCGACAAGCGGAAGAACCCGACGATCCGGATCATGGATGGCAAGTCGAAGGAGGAGCTCAAGAGCTACAGCCTCCCCGTGGGCGCGCACATCATCGTGAAGGAGGGTCAGAAGATCGAAGCGGGCGATGTGCTCGTGAAGATCCCGCGCACCAGCGGCAAGGGCGGTGACATCACCGGCGGCCTGCCGCGCGTCACCGAGCTCTTCGAGGCACGTAACCCCAGCAACCCGGCGATCGTGAGCGAGGTGGACGGCATCATCTCCTACGGGAAGATCAAGCGCGGCAACCGCGAGATCTACGTGGAGAGCCGCACCGGCGAGCGCAAGACCTACATGGTGCCGCTAAGCAAGCACATCCTGGTGCAGGAGAACGATTTCGTGAAGGCTGGCCAGCCCTTGAGCGATGGTTCCATCAGCCCCGGGGATATCCTCGACATCCAAGGCCCCACCCGGGTGCAGGAGTACTTGGTAGACGAGGTGCAGGACGTGTACCGCATGCAGGGGGTGAAGATCAACGACAAGCACTTCGAGGTGATCGTGCGCCAGATGATGCGCAAGGTCGAGATCGAGGATCCCGGCGATACCCGCTTCCTCGAGCGCCAAAGCGTGAACAAGATCGACTTCATGGAGGAGAACGATTCCATCTACGACAAGATGGTGGTCACCGATGCGGGCGACAGCTCCAACATGAAGGAAGGGCAGATGGTGAGCATGCGGAAGCTGCGCGATGAGAACAGCGCCCTGAAGCGCCGCGACGCCAAGCCCGTGGAGGCCCGCGCCGCCAAACCCGCAACGGCGCGCACCATGCTGCAAGGCATCACCCGCGCATCACTGCAGACCGACAGCTTCATCAGCGCCGCCTCCTTCCAGGAGACCACCAAGGTGCTGAACGAGGCGGCCGTGAACGCCAAGGAGGACCACTTGAAGGGCCTGAAGGAGAATGTGATCGTAGGGCACTTGATCCCTGCCGGCACCGGTGCACGCGCATACCAAGGCACCTTCGTGGCCAATAAGGATGAGTACCAGCGCTTGGTTTCCGAGCGCCTCGAGGAGCAGGAGATCGATGAGTAA
- the rplL gene encoding 50S ribosomal protein L7/L12 codes for MADIKALGDQLVNLTVKEVSELANYLKDEYKIEPAAAAVAVAAGPAAGGGGAAAEEKTSFDVILKSGGANKLAVVKLVKELTGLGLKEAKDLVDGAPKPLKEGVSKTDAEGLKQQLTEAGAEVEVK; via the coding sequence ATGGCAGATATCAAAGCACTTGGCGACCAGCTCGTCAACCTCACCGTGAAAGAGGTGAGCGAACTCGCCAACTACCTGAAGGACGAGTACAAGATCGAACCGGCAGCCGCTGCCGTAGCCGTGGCCGCAGGCCCCGCCGCTGGCGGTGGCGGAGCCGCAGCCGAAGAGAAGACCAGCTTCGACGTGATCCTTAAGAGCGGCGGCGCCAACAAGCTCGCCGTGGTGAAGCTCGTGAAGGAGCTCACCGGCCTCGGACTCAAGGAGGCAAAGGACCTGGTGGACGGCGCACCGAAGCCGCTGAAGGAAGGCGTCAGCAAGACTGACGCTGAGGGCCTGAAGCAGCAACTCACGGAAGCCGGCGCTGAGGTTGAGGTCAAGTAG
- the nusG gene encoding transcription termination/antitermination factor NusG, producing MAEVSTKKWYVVRAISGKEKKVKELIDMEVSRTKGMKDRIAQVLIPMEKFYQIRDGKKVSKERNFFPGYVLMEADLTGEIAHSIKNLPNVIGFLGAEKGGDPLPLRQAEVNRILGTVDELADAEATSMNPYRIGEGVKVIDGPFNGFNGVVEEINEDKKKLKVMVKIFGRKTPLELSFMQVEKEV from the coding sequence ATGGCAGAGGTCTCAACCAAGAAGTGGTATGTGGTGCGCGCCATCTCCGGCAAGGAGAAGAAGGTGAAGGAGCTCATCGACATGGAAGTATCGCGCACAAAGGGCATGAAGGACCGCATCGCGCAGGTGCTTATCCCCATGGAGAAGTTCTATCAGATCCGCGACGGCAAGAAGGTGAGCAAGGAACGCAATTTCTTCCCGGGCTACGTGCTCATGGAAGCCGACCTCACCGGCGAGATCGCCCACAGCATCAAGAACCTGCCCAACGTGATCGGCTTCCTCGGAGCCGAGAAGGGCGGCGACCCTTTGCCGCTGCGCCAAGCCGAAGTGAACCGGATCCTGGGCACCGTGGACGAACTGGCCGATGCTGAGGCCACCAGCATGAATCCTTACCGTATCGGCGAGGGCGTGAAGGTCATCGACGGCCCATTCAACGGCTTCAATGGCGTGGTGGAGGAGATCAACGAGGACAAGAAGAAGCTGAAGGTGATGGTGAAGATCTTCGGCAGGAAGACCCCGCTGGAACTGAGCTTCATGCAAGTGGAAAAGGAGGTATAG
- the rpoB gene encoding DNA-directed RNA polymerase subunit beta, with protein sequence MAQAKTTKKGKRIDFGSSKFGIDYPDFLEIQLKSFEEFFQIDTLPEHRETEGLFKVFNENFPITDTRNQFVLEFLDYFIDPPRYAIDECIERGLTYSVPLKAKLKLYCTDPEHEDFETIVQDVYLGQIPYMTPRGSFVVNGAERVVVSQLHRSPGVFFGQSRHANGTKLYSARVIPFKGSWIEFATDINGVMYAYIDRKKKLPVTTLLRAIGFESDKQILEIFGLADEIKVTKAAIKEAVGRKLAARVLKSWVEDFVDEDTGEVVSIERNEVLIDRETVIEEFHVDQIVESGAKTVILHKQGINAADYALIYNTLQKDTSNSEKEAVEVIYRQLRNAEPPDLETARGVIDKLFFSEQRYDLGEVGRYRINKKLGLQSELSVRVLTKEDIIFIIKYLIELVNSKADVDDIDHLSNRRVRTVGEQLHSQFGVGLARMARTIRERMNVRDNEVFTPTDLINAKTLSSVINSFFGTNQLSQFMDQTNPLSEITHKRRMSALGPGGLSRERAGFEVRDVHYTHYGRLCTIETPEGPNIGLISSLCVYSKINNLGFIETPYRKVTEGKVDMKGDVTYLSAEEEDNLMIAQANAVINDKGEFEGKRVKARLMGDFPVVEPKELHLMDVGPNQIASIAASLIPFLEHNDANRALMGSNMMRQAVPLLLPEAPIVGTGLEELVARDSRVLITAEGEGTVKSVDSDKIVVEYKRSDEDRIVSFDGDEKEYRLTKFRKTNQSTCMNLRPTVRKGEKVSKGQPLCEGYGTQDGELAIGRNLQVAFMPWKGYNFEDAIVISERVASQDIFTSIHIDEYIMEVRDTKRGLEELTSDIPNVSEEATKDLDENGLIRIGAEIKEGDILIGKITPKGETDPSPEEKLLRAIFGDKAGDVKDASMKSPPGAKGIVIDKRLFSRAVKDKKTKGNEKGILEQIDKDEEKELGALKNLLVEKLMLLIGNENSNGVFNKYKEEQVKKGTKYGPKVLAAIDFITVDPTDWVADKRKSELVRQLIHNYTIRHSDISGAYKRKKFTVSIGDELPAGIVKLAKVYVASKRKLTVGDKMAGRHGNKGIVAKIVRDADMPFLEDGTPVDIVLNPLGVPSRMNLGQIYETVLGWAGKKLGRKYATPIFDGATIDEINAETDEAGIPRSGKAYLYDGGTGMRFDQPATVGVIYMIKLAHMVDDKMHARSIGPYSLITQQPLGGKAQFGGQRFGEMEVWALEAFGAANILQEILTVKSDDVMGRAKAYEAIVKGEPLPTPGIPESFNVLLHELRGLALNVSLE encoded by the coding sequence ATGGCCCAGGCGAAGACCACCAAGAAAGGCAAGCGCATCGACTTCGGTTCCAGCAAATTCGGCATCGACTACCCGGATTTCCTGGAGATCCAGCTCAAGAGCTTCGAGGAGTTCTTCCAGATCGATACCCTCCCCGAGCATCGGGAGACCGAAGGCCTCTTCAAGGTCTTCAATGAGAATTTCCCCATCACGGACACGCGCAACCAGTTCGTGCTGGAGTTCCTCGACTATTTCATCGACCCCCCCCGCTACGCCATCGATGAGTGCATCGAGCGAGGCCTCACCTACAGCGTGCCCCTCAAGGCCAAGCTGAAGCTCTATTGCACGGATCCTGAGCACGAGGACTTCGAGACCATCGTGCAGGACGTGTACCTGGGGCAGATCCCCTACATGACTCCGCGCGGCAGCTTCGTGGTGAACGGAGCCGAGCGAGTGGTCGTCTCGCAATTGCACCGCAGCCCTGGCGTGTTCTTCGGCCAGAGCCGCCATGCCAACGGCACCAAGCTGTACAGCGCCCGGGTGATCCCATTCAAAGGCAGCTGGATCGAATTCGCCACCGACATCAACGGCGTCATGTACGCCTATATCGACCGGAAGAAGAAACTGCCGGTGACCACCTTGCTGCGCGCGATCGGCTTCGAGAGCGACAAGCAGATCCTGGAGATCTTCGGCTTGGCCGATGAGATCAAAGTGACCAAGGCGGCCATCAAGGAGGCCGTGGGCCGCAAGCTCGCAGCCCGTGTGCTGAAGAGCTGGGTCGAGGATTTCGTTGATGAGGATACCGGCGAGGTGGTGAGCATCGAGCGTAACGAGGTGCTGATCGACCGCGAGACCGTGATTGAGGAGTTCCATGTGGACCAGATCGTGGAGAGCGGCGCCAAGACCGTGATCCTGCACAAGCAGGGCATCAACGCGGCCGACTACGCGCTCATCTACAACACGCTTCAGAAGGACACCTCCAACTCCGAGAAGGAGGCCGTGGAGGTGATCTACCGCCAGCTGCGCAACGCCGAGCCGCCCGACCTGGAGACCGCCCGCGGCGTGATCGACAAGCTATTCTTCAGCGAGCAGCGCTACGACCTCGGCGAGGTTGGCCGTTACCGCATCAACAAGAAGCTGGGCCTGCAGAGCGAACTCAGCGTGCGCGTGCTCACCAAGGAGGACATCATCTTCATCATCAAGTACCTGATCGAGCTGGTGAATTCCAAGGCCGATGTGGACGACATCGACCACCTGAGCAACCGCCGCGTGCGCACCGTGGGCGAGCAGCTCCACAGCCAGTTCGGCGTGGGCCTGGCCCGTATGGCCCGCACCATCCGCGAGCGCATGAACGTGCGCGACAACGAGGTGTTCACGCCCACCGACCTGATCAATGCCAAGACCCTGAGCTCCGTGATCAATTCGTTCTTCGGGACGAACCAGCTGAGCCAGTTCATGGACCAGACCAACCCGCTCAGCGAGATCACCCACAAGCGCCGGATGAGCGCCCTCGGGCCTGGTGGCCTCAGCCGCGAACGCGCCGGTTTCGAGGTCCGCGACGTGCATTACACGCACTACGGCCGGCTCTGCACCATCGAGACGCCGGAAGGACCGAACATCGGCCTGATCAGCTCCCTTTGCGTGTACAGTAAGATCAACAACCTCGGCTTCATCGAAACGCCCTATCGCAAGGTGACCGAGGGCAAGGTTGATATGAAGGGCGATGTGACCTACCTGAGCGCCGAAGAGGAGGACAACCTCATGATCGCCCAGGCGAATGCGGTAATCAACGACAAGGGCGAGTTCGAGGGCAAGCGTGTGAAGGCCCGCCTCATGGGCGACTTCCCCGTGGTGGAGCCCAAGGAGCTGCACCTGATGGACGTGGGCCCGAACCAGATTGCCTCCATCGCCGCATCGCTGATCCCCTTCCTCGAGCACAACGACGCCAACCGCGCGCTGATGGGTTCGAACATGATGCGCCAGGCCGTGCCCCTGCTGCTTCCCGAGGCCCCCATCGTGGGCACCGGACTCGAAGAGCTCGTGGCCCGCGACAGCCGCGTGCTGATCACCGCCGAGGGCGAAGGCACCGTCAAATCCGTGGACAGCGACAAGATCGTGGTGGAGTACAAGCGGAGCGATGAGGACCGCATCGTGAGCTTCGATGGTGATGAGAAAGAGTACCGCCTCACCAAGTTCCGCAAGACCAACCAGAGCACCTGCATGAACCTGCGCCCCACCGTGCGCAAGGGCGAGAAGGTGAGCAAGGGCCAGCCCCTCTGCGAAGGCTATGGCACCCAGGACGGCGAACTGGCCATCGGCCGCAACCTGCAAGTGGCCTTCATGCCCTGGAAGGGCTACAACTTCGAGGACGCCATCGTGATCAGCGAGCGCGTGGCCTCACAGGACATCTTCACCTCCATCCATATCGATGAATACATCATGGAGGTCCGCGACACCAAACGCGGCCTGGAGGAGCTCACCAGCGATATCCCGAACGTCTCGGAGGAAGCCACCAAGGACCTTGACGAGAACGGCCTGATCCGGATCGGCGCCGAGATCAAGGAAGGGGACATCCTCATCGGCAAGATCACCCCCAAGGGCGAGACCGACCCGAGCCCGGAGGAGAAGCTGCTGCGCGCCATCTTTGGCGACAAGGCCGGCGACGTGAAAGACGCCAGCATGAAATCGCCTCCCGGCGCCAAAGGCATCGTGATCGACAAGCGCCTCTTCAGCCGCGCGGTGAAGGACAAGAAGACCAAGGGCAACGAGAAGGGCATCCTGGAGCAGATCGACAAGGACGAAGAGAAGGAGCTCGGAGCGCTCAAGAACCTGCTGGTGGAGAAACTCATGCTGCTGATCGGCAACGAGAACAGCAATGGCGTCTTCAACAAGTACAAGGAAGAACAGGTGAAGAAGGGCACCAAGTACGGGCCCAAGGTGCTCGCGGCCATCGACTTCATCACCGTGGATCCCACCGACTGGGTGGCCGACAAGCGCAAGAGCGAGCTCGTGCGCCAGCTGATACACAACTACACGATCCGCCACAGCGACATCAGCGGCGCCTACAAGCGCAAGAAATTCACCGTGAGCATCGGCGACGAGCTGCCCGCTGGCATCGTCAAGCTGGCCAAGGTGTACGTGGCCTCGAAGCGCAAGCTCACCGTGGGAGACAAGATGGCTGGCCGCCACGGTAACAAGGGCATCGTGGCCAAGATCGTGCGCGATGCCGATATGCCCTTCCTCGAGGACGGCACGCCGGTGGATATCGTGCTGAACCCGCTGGGCGTGCCCAGCCGCATGAACCTGGGCCAGATCTATGAGACCGTGCTGGGTTGGGCCGGCAAGAAGCTGGGCCGCAAGTACGCCACCCCCATCTTCGATGGCGCCACCATCGACGAGATCAACGCCGAGACGGACGAGGCCGGCATCCCCCGCAGCGGCAAGGCTTACCTGTACGATGGCGGAACCGGCATGCGCTTCGATCAGCCGGCCACCGTGGGTGTGATCTACATGATCAAGCTGGCCCACATGGTCGATGACAAGATGCACGCGCGCTCCATCGGACCATACAGCCTGATCACCCAGCAACCGTTGGGCGGCAAGGCCCAGTTCGGCGGACAGCGCTTCGGCGAGATGGAGGTGTGGGCGCTCGAGGCGTTCGGCGCCGCCAACATCCTGCAGGAGATCCTCACCGTGAAGAGCGATGATGTGATGGGCCGCGCCAAGGCCTACGAAGCCATCGTGAAGGGTGAACCGCTCCCGACGCCAGGCATCCCCGAATCGTTCAATGTGCTGCTCCACGAGCTCCGTGGCCTGGCCCTGAACGTGTCCCTTGAGTGA
- a CDS encoding 50S ribosomal protein L10 — translation MATRIQKDEAIIELVSEIKATNVLYLTDASAMNAEATSQLRRACNKQGIRMRVVKNTLLQKAMERIEDKDYSALFPTLAGQTAVMFADKGNAPAKLIQDFRKKHPVPKDVVPRPQIKSAWIDEAVFIGDDQIAMLASLKGKEELIGDIIALLQSPIKNVIGGLQGGGGQKIAGLVKALETRAQA, via the coding sequence ATGGCAACCCGCATCCAGAAAGACGAGGCCATCATCGAGCTCGTGAGCGAGATCAAGGCCACCAACGTGCTCTACCTCACTGACGCCAGCGCGATGAACGCCGAGGCCACCAGCCAGCTGCGCCGCGCCTGCAACAAGCAGGGCATCCGCATGCGCGTGGTGAAGAACACCCTGCTGCAGAAGGCGATGGAGCGCATCGAAGACAAGGACTACAGCGCCCTCTTCCCAACGCTTGCCGGGCAGACCGCCGTGATGTTCGCAGATAAGGGCAATGCCCCTGCGAAACTCATCCAGGACTTCCGCAAGAAGCACCCCGTCCCCAAGGATGTGGTGCCAAGGCCCCAGATCAAGAGCGCATGGATCGATGAGGCCGTCTTCATCGGAGATGACCAGATCGCCATGCTCGCCAGTCTGAAAGGCAAGGAAGAACTCATCGGCGACATCATCGCGCTGCTCCAGAGCCCGATCAAGAACGTCATCGGCGGCCTGCAAGGCGGCGGTGGCCAGAAGATCGCGGGGCTGGTGAAGGCGCTCGAAACCCGTGCCCAGGCATAA
- the rplK gene encoding 50S ribosomal protein L11 — protein MAKEIAALIKLQVKGGAANPSPPIGPALGAKGVNIMEFCKRFNAETQSKAGKVLPVVITVYADKSFDFIIKTPPAAVQIIEAAKIPGGSGVPHSKKVGSITWDQVRAIAQDKMPDLNCFTIDSAMSMVAGTARSMGVTVTGEKPF, from the coding sequence ATGGCAAAGGAAATCGCAGCGCTGATCAAGCTGCAAGTGAAGGGCGGAGCGGCCAACCCCTCCCCCCCCATCGGCCCGGCATTGGGCGCGAAGGGCGTGAACATCATGGAGTTCTGCAAGCGCTTCAATGCCGAGACGCAGAGCAAGGCCGGCAAAGTGCTGCCCGTGGTGATCACGGTATACGCCGATAAGTCGTTCGACTTCATCATCAAGACCCCGCCTGCTGCAGTGCAGATCATAGAGGCCGCCAAGATCCCCGGCGGCAGCGGCGTTCCGCACAGCAAGAAGGTGGGCAGCATCACCTGGGACCAGGTGCGGGCCATCGCGCAGGACAAGATGCCCGACCTGAACTGCTTTACGATCGACAGCGCCATGAGCATGGTAGCTGGCACGGCCCGCAGCATGGGCGTCACCGTAACCGGCGAGAAGCCCTTCTAA
- a CDS encoding 50S ribosomal protein L1 — protein MSNISKKRKAALAKFDASKIYSLPEATQILKQVSTTKFDATVDIAVRLGVDPKKSTEMVRGTVSLPHGTGRTVNVLVLADPAKCEEALAAGADMAGLDDYVEKIKGGWTNVDVIICTPAVMAKVGALGRVLGPRGLMPNPKTGTVTMDVAKAVKEVKAGKIDFKVDKAGIIHAVIGKASFDASKLSENAHELLNTLVKLKPSTAKGAYIRSITVSSTMSPGVKVDTRTVQVA, from the coding sequence ATGAGCAACATCAGCAAGAAGCGCAAGGCGGCGTTGGCCAAGTTCGACGCCTCCAAGATCTACAGCCTCCCCGAGGCCACGCAGATCCTCAAGCAAGTGAGCACCACCAAGTTCGACGCCACCGTGGATATCGCGGTGCGGCTCGGCGTGGACCCCAAGAAGAGCACCGAAATGGTGCGAGGAACCGTGAGCCTGCCCCACGGCACCGGCCGCACAGTGAACGTGCTGGTGCTGGCCGATCCCGCCAAATGCGAAGAAGCGCTCGCAGCGGGCGCCGACATGGCCGGACTCGATGACTATGTAGAGAAGATCAAGGGCGGCTGGACCAACGTGGATGTGATCATCTGCACCCCCGCCGTAATGGCCAAGGTGGGCGCACTGGGCCGTGTACTCGGTCCCCGTGGCCTGATGCCCAACCCCAAGACCGGCACCGTGACCATGGATGTAGCCAAGGCCGTGAAAGAGGTGAAGGCAGGCAAGATCGATTTCAAGGTGGACAAGGCCGGAATCATCCATGCGGTCATCGGCAAGGCCAGCTTCGATGCCAGCAAGCTCAGCGAGAACGCGCACGAGCTGCTGAACACCCTGGTGAAGCTGAAGCCCAGCACCGCCAAGGGCGCCTATATCAGGAGCATCACCGTGAGCAGTACCATGAGCCCTGGCGTGAAGGTCGATACACGAACCGTCCAAGTGGCCTAA